Proteins encoded by one window of Primulina huaijiensis isolate GDHJ02 chromosome 1, ASM1229523v2, whole genome shotgun sequence:
- the LOC140981784 gene encoding uncharacterized protein, with amino-acid sequence MEIEMDCIYKNPNAPIEARVKDLLSRMTIPEKIGQMTQIERSVATPSAIKNQFIGSVLSGGGSKPFDNAASADWADMIDGFQKAALESRLGIPIIYGTDAVHGNNNVYGATIFPHNIGIGATRDTDLLRKIGEVTALEVRASGAHYAFSPCVAVSRDPRWGRCYESYSEKTEVVRMMTSIVTGLQGQPPEGHPKGYPFLAGRKNVLACAKHFVGDGGTKNGTNEGNTIVSYDELEKIHMEPYFDCISQGVCTVMASYSSWNGNKLHSNHYLLTEVLKEKLGFKGFLISDWEALDRLYIPNGSNYRQSIMSTINAGIDMVMVPFRYELFLEEFLSLVESGDIPMARIDDAVERILRVKFVAGLFEYPLTDRSLLDVVGCKAHRELAREAVRKSLVLLKNGKDPNKPLLPLDKNIKRILVTGTHADNLGYQCGGWTITWEGTTGRITEGTTILDAIKQVVEDETEVIYELNPSSETFSGHDFSLAIVAVGEGPYVESGGDDPELKIPFNGAELVSLVADKVPTLVILIAGRPLILEPWLLQKIDGLVVAWLPGSEGEGITDVVFGDYGFHGRLPMTWFRSVDQLPIHAGENSSDPLFPYGFGLNY; translated from the exons ATGGAGATCGAAATGGATTGCATCTACAAGAACCCAAATGCCCCCATTGAAGCCAGAGTCAAGGACCTCCTCTCCAGGATGACTATTCCAGAGAAAATCGGCCAGATGACGCAGATCGAACGCAGCGTCGCCACCCCATCCGCCATCAAAAATCAGTTCATAG GGAGTGTGCTGAGCGGGGGTGGAAGTAAACCATTCGACAATGCGGCATCAGCTGACTGGGCCGACATGATCGATGGTTTCCAGAAGGCGGCCTTGGAATCAAGGCTCGGCATTCCTATTATCTATGGGACGGATGCTGTACATGGCAACAACAATGTCTATGGAGCCACCATTTTCCCTCATAACATTGGTATTGGAGCCACAAG AGATACTGATCTGTTAAGGAAGATTGGGGAGGTCACAGCTCTTGAAGTTAGGGCAAGTGGGGCTCACTATGCCTTTTCTCCATGTGTTGCT GTTAGCAGAGATCCCAGATGGGGGAGATGCTATGAAAGTTATAGCgaaaaaactgaagttgttagAATGATGACCTCTATCGTCACAGGGTTGCAGGGACAGCCGCCTGAAGGGCACCCCAAAGGCTACCCTTTTCTGGCTGGAAg AAAAAATGTTCTTGCATGTGCGAAGCATTTTGTCGGGGATGGAGGAACTAAGAATGGTACGAATGAGGGTAATACAATAGTATCATATGATGAATTGGAGAAAATCCACATGGAACCATACTTCGATTGTATTTCTCAAGGGGTTTGCACTGTAATGGCATCATATTCGAGTTGGAACGGAAATAAATTGCATTCCAACCATTATCTTCTCACAGAAGTTCTAAAAGAAAAGCTGGGGTTCAAG GGTTTTTTGATTTCAGACTGGGAAGCATTAGACCGTCTTTATATTCCCAATGGCTCAAATTATCGTCAAAGCATTATGTCCACTATAAATGCTGGAATCGATATG GTCATGGTTCCTTTTAGATATGAACTATTTTTGGAAGAATTTTTGTCTCTTGTTGAATCAGGGGATATACCTATGGCTCGAATTGATGATGCTGTTGAGAGAATCCTGAGAGTCAAATTTGTTGCCGGACTGTTTGAGTATCCCTTGACTGATAGATCTTTACTAGATGTGGTTGGTTGTAAG GCACATAGAGAACTGGCACGTGAAGCTGTTCGCAAGTCCTTGGTTTTGTTAAAGAATGGAAAGGATCCAAATAAACCTTTGCTCCCTCTAGACAAGAATATTAAACGAATTCTTGTTACCGGGACACATGCTGATAATCTTGGGTATCAGTGTGGTGGGTGGACTATTACCTGGGAGGGAACAACTGGGAGAATCACAGAAG GCACGACCATCTTGGATGCAATAAAACAAGTAGTGGAAGATGAGACAGAAGTGATATATGAACTGAATCCTTCTTCAGAAACATTTTCTGGTCACGATTTCTCTCTTGCTATTGTAGCAGTTGGTGAGGGTCCATATGTTGAATCTGGTGGTGATGATCCCGAGCTTAAAATTCCGTTCAACGGAGCTGAATTGGTGAGCTTAGTCGCTGATAAAGTTCCGACATTGGTTATTTTGATTGCCGGAAGACCTTTAATTTTAGAGCCATGGCTATTGCAAAAAATAGACGGTCTAGTCGTTGCGTGGCTGCCAGGAAGTGAAGGCGAAGGAATCACAGATGTTGTTTTCGGAGATTATGGATTCCATGGACGACTTCCCATGACGTGGTTTAGGAGCGTTGATCAGCTTCCGATTCATGCGGGAGAGAATTCATCCGACCCTTTGTTCCCTTATGGCTTTGGGTTGAATTATTAA